The following is a genomic window from Hymenobacter chitinivorans DSM 11115.
GATAAGCCCGGCCAGCCGCTCGGTCAGGGCGCGGCGGGAGTAGCGGGCGTGGTTGAGGGCCGGCAAATCCAGGTTGGGGTTTTGCTGCCACTGCCGGGCCAGCTCTTCGAGGTAGCCGAGCATGGCGTCGTAGGCATCGTAGGCAAAAACGTGGCCCGCGTGGCATTCCTGCAGCAGATTGTCGGCGTCGGAGCCTACCGGCCCGATGCAGATGATGGGCTTGTTGGCGGCCAAGTACTCGAACACCTTACCCGGCAGGATGCCGAAATTGTGGGCCACGTCGGGAATGGCCATCAGCAGCACCGAGGCCCGCAGCAGGTAGCCCACCGACTCCTCGTGGGGCACGAAGGCCACAAATTCGGTGCGCCCGGCCAGGCCCGCCGCCGCTATCTGCGCCTGCAGGCCCGCCGAAACCTTGCCCACGAAGCGCAGCCGCAGCGGTACTGCCGGATGGCGCCGGACGCACTCGGCGCAGGCCCGCAGGAATTCCTCGACGTGGTAGGTTTCCGATATCGTGCCGGTGTGCGTTATCAGCAGCGCGTCTTGGGGCGGGGTAGACGGCTCCCGAAAGTCACTCTCGTCGTAACCATTCGGGATGACGTGAAACTTGGCGGCCGTCAATTGCGGCGACTTGCCCAGAAACAGCCGCTTGGTGTCGGCGCTGGTTACCAGCACTTCGTCGGCCTGCTCCAGCACCTGCCGCTCGTAGCGCGCGTCGAGCCAGCGGGCCAGGCGGGTTTTGTTGAGCTCCTTGGTGTAGTAAATGTCGGTCCACGGGTCGCGCATGTCGGCCAGCCAGCGCAGGCCGTAGCGCTGTTTGAGCGCGAGGCCGATAAGCTGGGTGGAGTGGGGCGGGGAGCTGGTCAGCACCGCGTCGAAGGTTTCGCCCTGGGCCAGCAGCTCGGCCACGGCCCGCAGCACGTGCCCGTTCCAGCCCCGGCGGGGGTCGGGGATGAACAGGTTGCCGCGCACAAACTTGAAAAACTGCTGCTGCAGGCTGGTTTTGCTTTCGTTGGCGAAGCCGCCGTAGGGAATCTGCTGGCGGCCGGTGAGCTTCTTGTAAGAGCCAAACGGCTCGGACGTGCCGGTGCGAATGACCCGCACCCCGGCCGGAATTTCGGCCGCCAACGACTCGTCCAGCACCGGGTAGGCGCCCTTCTCGGGGTCGACGGTAACCACGGTGCATTCCACGCCGAAGGTGGGCAGGTGCTTGACAAACTTCAACGTCCGCTGCACGCCCGCGCCCCCGGACGGTGGCCAGTAGTAAGTAATGACGAGCAGGCGCATAGGGCGGAGGATGGTTTTTGAGCGGTTTTGGACCGCGAAGGTAAGCACCTGTCGGCTTTTAGGGTTTTCTGGCTAATTTTGGGAGCGGAACGGCGACGTTTCACGTACCTTGGCTGTTATGGCAGAAGGAGATTTTAGCCCGCGCATCAACCAGAACAGTGATTTTCGGGGCTGAAAGATGCTTTTTGCCGTCTCCTTCTCTTCTCAAAATCAGCGGGCCGTCGTAGCGTTTTTGCTTGCCGGCCGCCGCATTACCCACGCAACTAAGCAGCACATCTACCGATGTTCGATAATTTAAGTACCAAGCTCGACAAAGCCTTCAAGACCCTCAAGGGCCAGGGCAGCATCACCGAAATCAACGTTGCGGCCACCATCAAGGAAATCCGCCGGGCGCTGGTCGATGCCGACGTGAACTACAAGGTGGCCAAGGAAGTCACCGACAAGATTAAGGATGAGGCCATGGGCCGCGACGTGCTGACCACCGTGTCGCCGGGCCAGCTCATGACCAAAATCGTGTACGACGAGCTCACCCAGCTGATGGGCGGCACCAAGGAAGACGTGGTGCTCAAGGGCGACCCGGCCGTGATTCTGCTCTCGGGCTTGCAGGGTTCGGGCAAAACGACCTTCGCCGGCAAGCTGGCTACCTTTATCAAGAAGCAAAACCGCACGGTGCTGCTCGTGGCCTGCGACATCTACCGCCCCGCCGCCATCGACCAGCTGAAAGTGCTGGGCGAGCAGGTGGGCGTGGAGGTGTACTCGGAGCCGGAAAACAAGAACCCGGTCGAGATTTCGCAGAACGCCATTGCCTACGCCAAGAAAAATAACAAGAAAGTAGTCATCATCGACACCGCCGGTCGCCTGGCCGTGGATGAGCAGATGATGCGCGAAATCGAGCAGGTGAAGCGGGCCATCAACCCGTCGGAAACCCTGTTTGTGGTGGATGCCATGACGGGCCAGGACGCGGTAAACACGGCCAAGACCTTCAACGACCGGCTGAACTTCGACGGCGTGGTGCTCACCAAGCTCGATGGTGACGCCCGCGGCGGCGCGGCCCTCTCGATTCGGGCCGTGGTCGAAAAACCCATCAAGTTCATCTCCACCGGGGAAAAGATGGAAGCCCTGGACATGTTCTATCCCGACCGGATGGCGCAGCGGATTCTGGGCATGGGCGACGTAATTTCGCTCGTGGAGCGGGCCCAGCAGCAGTTCGACGAGGACGAGGCCAAGCGCATCAACCA
Proteins encoded in this region:
- a CDS encoding glycosyltransferase family 4 protein — its product is MRLLVITYYWPPSGGAGVQRTLKFVKHLPTFGVECTVVTVDPEKGAYPVLDESLAAEIPAGVRVIRTGTSEPFGSYKKLTGRQQIPYGGFANESKTSLQQQFFKFVRGNLFIPDPRRGWNGHVLRAVAELLAQGETFDAVLTSSPPHSTQLIGLALKQRYGLRWLADMRDPWTDIYYTKELNKTRLARWLDARYERQVLEQADEVLVTSADTKRLFLGKSPQLTAAKFHVIPNGYDESDFREPSTPPQDALLITHTGTISETYHVEEFLRACAECVRRHPAVPLRLRFVGKVSAGLQAQIAAAGLAGRTEFVAFVPHEESVGYLLRASVLLMAIPDVAHNFGILPGKVFEYLAANKPIICIGPVGSDADNLLQECHAGHVFAYDAYDAMLGYLEELARQWQQNPNLDLPALNHARYSRRALTERLAGLIGK
- the ffh gene encoding signal recognition particle protein, which encodes MFDNLSTKLDKAFKTLKGQGSITEINVAATIKEIRRALVDADVNYKVAKEVTDKIKDEAMGRDVLTTVSPGQLMTKIVYDELTQLMGGTKEDVVLKGDPAVILLSGLQGSGKTTFAGKLATFIKKQNRTVLLVACDIYRPAAIDQLKVLGEQVGVEVYSEPENKNPVEISQNAIAYAKKNNKKVVIIDTAGRLAVDEQMMREIEQVKRAINPSETLFVVDAMTGQDAVNTAKTFNDRLNFDGVVLTKLDGDARGGAALSIRAVVEKPIKFISTGEKMEALDMFYPDRMAQRILGMGDVISLVERAQQQFDEDEAKRINQKIRKNQFNFDDFLSQLEQIKKMGNLKDLVGMIPGMSKAIKDVDIDDDAFKPIEAIIKSMTPQERAQPELLNGSRRRRLAKGSGTDIQQVNNLMKQFEDMRKVMRTMNKMSSTKGGMQQMAKMMGMRGK